CCCTGCTGTCCGCGGTGCCGGTGCCGGATCCGGAGCGTCCCCGCGCGCGACTGCTCCTGCCGGGAGAGCCGCCCTCGCCGCTGTCGCCGCCGACCGGCTGCGCGTTCCACCCGCGCTGCCCCCATGCGATGGAGCGCTGCCGGCGCGAGTCGCCGCCGCTGTATCCGCTGGGCGGAGGCCACGCCGCGGCGTGCTTCCTGGCGGAAGGGGACTCGCGGGAAGTGCAGGACGGGACCGCTGTTTCCGCGTCCGGAGGAGGCGCCGGTGTTCTGGCTCAGCCATCATCACGCGGATGAGTACAACCGCACGTACGTGCTCGCGGGCGTGCGCGTGTGCGCGCGGTGCCTGGGGACGTACCCGGTGCTCGCCGCCGTGTTCCTGGGGTTGTTCGCGCTGAAGGCGCCGCTCCGGTGGGAGTGGGACGTGCCGGTGGTGCTGGCCCTCACGCTGCCCGCGCTGGTGGACTGGGCGGTGGGACGCTTCCGGCCCGCTTCCGGTTCCAACGCGCTGCGCACGCTGACGGGCGTCCTCCTGGGAG
The genomic region above belongs to Corallococcus caeni and contains:
- a CDS encoding DUF2085 domain-containing protein; the protein is MFWLSHHHADEYNRTYVLAGVRVCARCLGTYPVLAAVFLGLFALKAPLRWEWDVPVVLALTLPALVDWAVGRFRPASGSNALRTLTGVLLGVGLGRSLYVHVQRPLPAVLLAQALLVTGVAVPVILATYRRPRPE